The genomic stretch CCAACGATCTACAAGATACTCGCACGGGCCAGGAAGCAGGAGTTTGTACCCCGCAAGAGTGTCAACGATCGTTTTCGTAGCCTCAAGTATGGGCTGAAGCGGCTGGCTAAAGTCGAGCGCGAACTCGAAGAAAAACGAAAAAGAGAAGCCAGACGCTACAACAAATCATATCCTGGAGAGCTGGTTCACTTCGACAGCAAGCGGCTCCCGTTGATCAAGGGCGAAGATCAGACGCTGCCACGCGAGTATCTGTTCGTCGCCATTGATGATTATTCCCGGGAACTCTATGCAGGGGTATTCCCGGACAAGACACAACACAGTGCCGAACTCTTTCTGCGTCAGGTGGTCGATGAATGCCC from Desulfuromonas sp. KJ2020 encodes the following:
- a CDS encoding DDE-type integrase/transposase/recombinase, producing the protein MVMHKNIRLTPHDRQKIWQLWQTGEYKVSRLAELYRVSRPTIYKILARARKQEFVPRKSVNDRFRSLKYGLKRLAKVERELEEKRKREARRYNKSYPGELVHFDSKRLPLIKGEDQTLPREYLFVAIDDYSRELYAGVFPDKTQHSAELFLRQVVDECPYTIEYTYSDNGKEFKGTGEHAFVKACNELGIGQK